Proteins found in one Phocoena sinus isolate mPhoSin1 chromosome 19, mPhoSin1.pri, whole genome shotgun sequence genomic segment:
- the ADM5 gene encoding putative adrenomedullin-5-like protein, which produces MTAHTLLLLLLASSTLGDPDSAGRRPQRQVSQQHRHLCSLGTCQTHRLPEIIYWLRSASTKELSGKAGRKPQDPQSYGRRRRRAARLLLRLQDPSLKQGGQRSARLSG; this is translated from the exons aTGACAGCCCACACCCTCCTGCTGTTGCTCCTCGCCTCCTCCACCCTGGGGGACCCGGACTCCGCGGGCAG GCGGCCCCAGCGCCAGGTCTCCCAGCAGCACAGGCACCTCTGTTCACTGGGCACGTGCCAGACGCACCGCCTGCCAGAGATCATATATTGGCTCCGCTCTGCCTCCACCAAGGAGCTCTCAGGGAAGGCGGGCCGCAAGCCTCAGGATCCACAGAGCTATGGGCGCCGCCGGCGGCGCGCGGCCAGACTCCTGCTGCGTCTCCAGGACCCCAGCCTGAAGCAAGGAGGCCAGCGCAGTGCCCGGCTCTCTGGGTGA